The following proteins are encoded in a genomic region of Deltaproteobacteria bacterium:
- a CDS encoding glycerol dehydrogenase, with amino-acid sequence MIRKAVFPGCYLQGKDILRNLGGIQEIVNKRVFILATNAAVGKIIPENLPAWKGICHIAIEKFGGACTWDEINRVFKIAEDGGYDFIIGMGGGKAIDTARVVAAKLGTRYIAAPTIAATDAPTASACVVYNDEGAIVDYFSTRNPDYVLVDTRVIAEAPVRFLVSGMGDALATWFEADTCDRSYFRNVCGGFNLRAIMSLAHACYQTLLTYGADAKIACENNLVSPALEYIVEANTLLSGLGFESGGLSTAHGIHDCLCNLKGTHAYYHGEKVAFGTLAGLFLEARPQHLIGEVTAFCRSVGLPTTLAQIGLEGVTDSELGTAIRPVFDNKDSYLHNVRVKLTSEGIIEAIRIADAFGRG; translated from the coding sequence ATGATACGAAAGGCCGTTTTTCCAGGCTGCTATTTGCAGGGAAAGGATATCCTCCGGAATCTCGGGGGGATTCAAGAAATTGTCAACAAAAGGGTCTTTATTCTCGCCACCAATGCGGCTGTGGGCAAAATCATTCCGGAGAACCTCCCTGCGTGGAAGGGGATATGCCATATCGCAATCGAAAAATTCGGCGGCGCGTGCACCTGGGATGAGATCAACAGGGTATTCAAGATAGCAGAGGATGGCGGCTATGATTTCATCATCGGCATGGGGGGTGGGAAGGCGATCGACACGGCGAGGGTGGTTGCTGCCAAATTGGGGACCAGATATATCGCGGCGCCTACCATTGCCGCAACGGATGCGCCTACTGCAAGCGCTTGTGTTGTCTACAATGACGAAGGCGCCATTGTGGACTATTTCTCCACAAGAAACCCCGATTATGTTTTGGTGGATACCAGGGTCATTGCCGAAGCCCCGGTCAGGTTCCTGGTTTCCGGAATGGGGGACGCCCTCGCAACCTGGTTTGAAGCGGATACCTGTGATCGCTCCTATTTCCGAAACGTGTGCGGAGGGTTTAATCTCAGGGCCATCATGTCCCTGGCCCACGCGTGCTATCAGACCCTTTTGACCTACGGTGCAGATGCCAAAATCGCCTGTGAAAACAATCTGGTCAGCCCGGCCCTTGAATACATTGTGGAAGCCAATACCCTCCTCAGCGGGCTTGGCTTTGAATCCGGGGGTCTCTCAACCGCACACGGCATTCATGACTGTCTCTGCAATCTGAAAGGCACGCACGCGTATTATCACGGCGAAAAGGTGGCCTTCGGGACCCTGGCCGGGCTATTTCTCGAGGCGAGGCCGCAGCACCTGATAGGCGAGGTGACCGCATTTTGCAGGTCCGTCGGCCTGCCGACCACACTGGCGCAGATCGGTCTTGAGGGCGTCACCGACAGCGAGCTGGGTACCGCCATTCGCCCGGTATTCGACAATAAAGACAGCTACCTCCATAACGTGAGAGTCAAGCTGACGTCTGAGGGGATCATAGAGGCCATCCGGATCGCGGACGCCTTCGGTCGCGGCTGA
- a CDS encoding NAD-dependent epimerase/dehydratase family protein → MTTLITGGAGFIGSYLARLLIDSGEQPVIFDIAPVQGPLQELKDSFLFEQGSLSHLSVLMDCIEKHNVGRIFHLGGMLSLPSENNHCAAFDANVVGAYNVLEAARIKKIPQVLYGSTIATYSKDILSDEIDDRTLQRPSSFYGVSKTFGELLGRFYHRKFGLDFRGLRLPSIVGPGARTAHMSIFNAWAIEYPLKGLPYVLECEPESRCAALYFKDAARLLLDLSAAAPEKIQTRVYNVAGITPPYSARRLVEIVEERVPGARLSFQPNPVVVDLLRELATLRINDERARSEWGLKINYPLEEMVEDFILEFGNYHNDNKEKNEEE, encoded by the coding sequence ATGACGACTCTTATCACCGGGGGAGCCGGATTTATCGGCTCCTACCTTGCCCGCCTATTGATCGATTCAGGCGAGCAGCCTGTCATCTTCGACATTGCGCCCGTGCAGGGCCCCCTGCAGGAATTAAAAGATTCATTCCTCTTCGAGCAGGGCTCCTTGTCTCACCTTTCCGTTTTGATGGACTGTATTGAAAAGCACAACGTTGGGCGCATTTTTCATCTCGGTGGAATGCTCTCTCTTCCTTCCGAGAATAACCACTGCGCCGCTTTCGATGCGAATGTCGTCGGCGCCTACAACGTTCTGGAAGCGGCTCGCATAAAGAAGATCCCACAGGTCCTCTACGGGAGCACAATTGCTACGTACAGCAAGGACATTCTCTCAGACGAGATAGATGACCGCACGCTTCAGCGGCCCTCCAGCTTCTATGGGGTCTCCAAGACCTTCGGGGAACTCCTTGGCCGTTTTTACCACCGCAAATTCGGACTGGATTTTCGGGGATTGCGGCTTCCTTCCATTGTGGGCCCCGGCGCCCGGACGGCTCACATGTCCATCTTCAATGCATGGGCCATAGAATATCCACTCAAGGGACTTCCTTACGTCCTGGAGTGCGAACCGGAGTCCCGTTGCGCGGCTCTGTACTTCAAGGACGCCGCCAGGCTCCTTTTGGATCTTTCCGCGGCTGCTCCCGAAAAGATTCAAACGCGGGTTTACAATGTGGCAGGCATCACACCCCCTTATTCCGCACGCAGGCTGGTGGAAATCGTCGAGGAGCGCGTACCCGGCGCCCGCCTCTCGTTTCAGCCGAATCCGGTCGTGGTGGATCTGCTGCGTGAACTGGCCACCCTTAGAATTAACGACGAGCGCGCGCGGTCCGAGTGGGGCTTGAAAATAAATTATCCGCTTGAGGAAATGGTAGAGGATTTTATTTTGGAATTTGGAAACTACCATAACGACAACAAAGAGAAAAATGAAGAGGAATAA
- a CDS encoding branched-chain amino acid ABC transporter permease, whose translation MISRKKGTYPYIAVLFLLGLLAPLVLREYHVYMLTEIIIFALYAVSYNLLLGYAGLLSFGHAMFFGTGAFTVAVSLIHIPALPVWGAILIAILATTLVGFVTGGFLLRHKGAYFALLTLAFNALFYAVATKWSSVTGGDDGLSVTRPDIHLGFTTINTAGIVNFYYVTLVVIGAAIVFCWYLTRTAMGQTVLLMRENEERMKFLGYDTNISRLILFTFTGAVAGLAGAFYTLQFQFVSISAISVEMTTAALLMAFVGGTGTFWGPILGAFVYIILQSYLSDLTDRWPLFMGLIFVFMVLVIPGGLSQIIQRIQGLFSGKGSSESSSGPETEEVSP comes from the coding sequence ATGATCTCGCGGAAAAAAGGCACATACCCCTATATCGCCGTTCTCTTCCTGCTGGGTCTCCTGGCGCCGCTTGTCCTCAGGGAATATCACGTGTATATGCTGACGGAGATCATTATCTTTGCCCTCTACGCCGTCAGTTACAATCTCCTGCTGGGTTACGCCGGCCTTTTATCCTTCGGCCACGCCATGTTTTTCGGAACAGGCGCCTTCACCGTGGCGGTATCTTTGATCCACATCCCCGCCCTTCCCGTCTGGGGCGCGATTCTGATAGCGATCCTGGCCACCACGCTGGTGGGCTTTGTGACCGGAGGTTTTCTTCTCCGGCATAAAGGGGCCTACTTCGCACTGCTCACCCTGGCTTTTAACGCGCTTTTTTACGCCGTGGCCACAAAGTGGAGTTCCGTTACCGGGGGCGACGACGGTCTCAGCGTCACGCGGCCGGATATTCACCTGGGATTCACTACAATCAACACCGCGGGAATTGTCAATTTTTATTACGTTACGCTCGTCGTCATCGGAGCTGCCATTGTGTTCTGCTGGTATCTGACCCGGACGGCCATGGGACAGACGGTTCTCCTGATGCGCGAAAACGAAGAGCGCATGAAATTTTTAGGTTACGACACGAACATCAGTCGCCTCATCCTGTTCACGTTCACAGGGGCTGTAGCCGGCCTGGCGGGCGCTTTCTACACTCTCCAGTTTCAGTTTGTCTCCATCTCCGCCATCAGCGTAGAGATGACGACTGCGGCCCTCCTCATGGCCTTCGTGGGGGGGACAGGGACGTTCTGGGGGCCTATCCTGGGAGCTTTTGTCTACATTATTCTTCAGAGTTACCTGAGCGACCTCACCGACCGCTGGCCGCTCTTCATGGGGCTTATTTTTGTTTTTATGGTCCTGGTAATCCCGGGAGGACTTTCTCAAATCATACAACGGATCCAGGGACTTTTTTCCGGCAAAGGCAGCAGCGAGTCTTCATCCGGGCCTGAGACGGAGGAAGTTTCACCATGA
- a CDS encoding TetR/AcrR family transcriptional regulator — MAAPRTSKKKRTQKPVEVSTQIKNKDLVERRRKQLIDESTKVFVEKGYHRTSIRDIAKATSFSMGNLYDYIRTKEDILYLVHQNMINNVYHGLFDLQEDEFEIKSGELNTIIRNAVEKTFEFQDEIILLYRESGSLSKEMMRSILALETRYIDMFKRLLDEANEEGLYKIQDTRFLANLIVYLISFLSLRRWSLREYSKERSIDLLMYYITRMLRSEEKISESQKKDRAKLNENKTPCAE, encoded by the coding sequence ATGGCCGCGCCCAGGACCAGCAAGAAAAAGAGGACACAGAAACCGGTCGAGGTCTCCACGCAAATCAAGAACAAAGATCTCGTTGAACGAAGGCGAAAGCAACTCATCGACGAATCCACGAAGGTCTTTGTGGAAAAGGGATACCACCGCACCAGCATCCGCGATATCGCAAAGGCCACCTCCTTCAGCATGGGGAACCTGTACGATTATATCCGGACGAAGGAGGACATTCTGTACCTCGTTCACCAGAACATGATCAATAACGTCTATCATGGTTTATTCGATCTACAGGAAGATGAATTTGAGATCAAGTCTGGAGAACTGAACACCATCATCCGGAATGCCGTAGAAAAGACTTTCGAGTTTCAGGATGAGATTATCCTGCTGTACAGGGAGTCGGGTTCGCTCAGTAAGGAGATGATGCGGTCGATCCTCGCCTTGGAAACTCGCTATATCGACATGTTCAAGCGTCTGCTTGATGAAGCCAATGAAGAAGGGTTGTACAAGATCCAAGACACCCGGTTTCTTGCAAATCTCATCGTCTACCTCATCTCTTTCCTTTCACTGCGCCGCTGGAGCCTGCGCGAGTACAGCAAGGAGAGGTCGATTGATCTTCTCATGTATTACATTACCCGAATGTTGAGGTCTGAGGAGAAGATCTCAGAGTCACAAAAGAAGGACAGGGCCAAGCTCAATGAAAACAAGACGCCCTGCGCCGAATAA
- a CDS encoding 3-keto-5-aminohexanoate cleavage protein, which translates to MNKRIITAALTGAVHTPSMSPYLPVTPKQLADEAVRVHEAGAAVAHVHVRDPETGMPNADQDIYREIAEDVKRRCDIILCFTTGGKLGEPIENRARVASTLKPELTSLNAGSLNFALFHVTGSISQWKYDWEKPYLDATEDFIFPNTFKTMRQFLEIIYANGARPEFEIYDVGMINNLAFLLEEDIAKRPVYLQFVLGILGGIPATLENLIFLVNTARRQIGDFQFSVCAAGRHQIPMCTGSLILGGYARVGLEDSLYVSKGVLARSSAEQVTKIAAIAREMGLELASPDEARKILGLKGLDQVNF; encoded by the coding sequence ATGAACAAGAGAATAATTACCGCTGCGTTGACAGGCGCGGTCCATACTCCGAGCATGTCCCCCTACCTGCCGGTCACTCCCAAGCAGTTGGCCGATGAAGCCGTTCGAGTCCATGAAGCCGGCGCTGCTGTGGCTCATGTGCACGTCAGAGATCCCGAGACGGGAATGCCCAATGCCGATCAAGACATTTACCGGGAGATCGCTGAGGACGTGAAACGTCGCTGCGACATCATCCTGTGCTTTACCACGGGAGGAAAGCTGGGCGAACCCATAGAAAACCGTGCCCGAGTCGCATCGACCCTCAAGCCGGAATTGACGTCTCTCAACGCCGGATCCCTTAATTTCGCTCTCTTTCATGTCACAGGCAGTATCTCTCAGTGGAAATACGACTGGGAAAAGCCTTACCTCGATGCGACGGAAGATTTTATTTTTCCGAACACCTTCAAAACCATGCGCCAATTCCTGGAAATCATTTATGCCAACGGGGCAAGGCCCGAGTTCGAGATTTATGATGTCGGCATGATCAACAACCTGGCTTTCCTCTTAGAGGAAGACATTGCCAAAAGGCCGGTATATCTGCAGTTCGTCCTGGGCATCCTCGGCGGCATTCCCGCCACCCTGGAAAACCTCATCTTTCTGGTAAATACGGCGCGAAGGCAGATCGGGGACTTTCAATTCTCGGTCTGCGCCGCCGGCCGTCATCAGATACCCATGTGCACGGGTTCTCTCATCCTGGGGGGATATGCCCGCGTGGGGCTTGAGGATAGCCTTTACGTGTCGAAAGGGGTCTTGGCCCGAAGCAGCGCCGAGCAGGTGACGAAAATTGCAGCCATTGCGAGAGAGATGGGACTGGAATTGGCCTCTCCCGATGAAGCCAGAAAGATTTTGGGCTTGAAAGGGCTTGACCAGGTTAATTTTTAG
- a CDS encoding nitrous oxide reductase accessory protein NosL: MERKIWNRHKALYCSIAILISLFFFSQTAFSADEECRYCGMKRADYGHSWVIIEHGDGSKEGLCSVHCAAIDMALHIDKTVNKITVGDYNTKKQIDADRAFWVIGGDKMGVMTARAKWAFETRAAADNFMREHGGRSATFDEIMKAAFEDMYEDTLMIQKKRQMMKMKKQEK; encoded by the coding sequence ATGGAAAGGAAGATTTGGAATCGACATAAAGCCCTGTATTGTTCGATAGCTATTTTGATCTCATTGTTCTTTTTTTCTCAAACCGCATTTTCTGCCGACGAAGAATGTAGGTATTGTGGCATGAAGAGAGCGGATTACGGCCATTCATGGGTTATTATCGAGCATGGCGATGGCTCTAAGGAAGGACTTTGCTCTGTTCATTGTGCCGCCATTGACATGGCGTTACATATTGATAAAACGGTTAATAAAATTACCGTGGGTGATTACAACACCAAGAAGCAAATCGATGCCGATAGGGCTTTCTGGGTAATTGGCGGAGACAAGATGGGTGTCATGACGGCGAGAGCAAAATGGGCTTTCGAAACCAGGGCGGCGGCCGACAATTTTATGAGAGAGCATGGCGGAAGATCAGCAACGTTTGATGAAATTATGAAGGCCGCATTTGAAGATATGTATGAGGATACATTGATGATTCAAAAGAAAAGACAAATGATGAAGATGAAAAAGCAAGAAAAATAA
- a CDS encoding ABC transporter ATP-binding protein: MIKVSDIHSYYGKSHVLHGVSFELRKEELVCLLGRNGVGKSTTLKSIMGMVRPASGSILFEGQELVGKRPHQIARLGIGYVPEERRIFRSLTVHENLLIGMKKETDGGSEKAPWTVARVYEIFPNLGKRANYKGFHLSGGEHQMLTVARTLMGNPKLILVDEPTEGLAPLIVKKVLDMLATIRESGVTVFMVEQNFKAAIKVARRFYIMSKGQMVFEGDMAALMAAEGVRRNYLEV; this comes from the coding sequence ATGATCAAGGTTTCCGACATTCACAGTTATTATGGGAAGAGTCACGTTCTGCACGGCGTCTCGTTCGAGTTGCGGAAAGAGGAACTGGTCTGCCTCCTTGGGAGAAACGGCGTCGGGAAATCGACGACATTGAAGAGCATCATGGGAATGGTTCGGCCCGCCTCCGGCAGCATCCTCTTCGAAGGACAGGAGTTGGTGGGCAAACGACCGCACCAGATCGCCCGGCTCGGCATAGGCTATGTCCCCGAAGAGCGTCGCATATTCCGCAGCCTTACGGTCCATGAAAACCTGCTCATCGGAATGAAGAAGGAGACCGACGGCGGATCTGAGAAGGCGCCATGGACGGTGGCGCGTGTATATGAAATCTTCCCGAACCTCGGGAAACGTGCAAACTACAAAGGGTTTCATCTTTCGGGCGGAGAGCACCAGATGCTCACCGTAGCCCGTACCCTGATGGGCAATCCAAAGCTGATTCTGGTCGATGAACCCACGGAAGGGTTGGCGCCTCTTATCGTAAAAAAGGTGCTCGATATGCTTGCAACCATCCGCGAATCCGGGGTGACGGTCTTCATGGTGGAGCAAAATTTCAAGGCCGCCATAAAGGTGGCAAGGCGATTCTACATCATGAGTAAAGGGCAAATGGTTTTCGAGGGCGATATGGCGGCCTTAATGGCTGCCGAGGGCGTAAGACGGAATTACCTGGAAGTGTAA
- a CDS encoding branched-chain amino acid ABC transporter permease: MNEIFVFFLHGLAYAGLLFLVSAGLTMIFGMMNVLNFAHAAMYMLGAYFSYTVLRVTGHFWLSLVLCPVILFIIGALVERFLMRRVHIHGHLHELLLTFGLAYIITEIVKWVWGNYPLAVNLEGFLAQSINIFGILYPVYRIFIFFCAVLVGLSMALILYKTRLGVTLRASVNDGEMVEALGINVPLVLTGVFAFGTALSGFAGVIAGPLLSTYPGMAQEILVDAFVVIVVGGFGSLGGAVVASLLIGELQSFGVLLFPKLSLALVYLLMAIVLIVKPSGLFGEKQ; this comes from the coding sequence ATGAATGAAATTTTCGTTTTTTTCCTTCATGGATTGGCTTATGCAGGCCTTCTCTTCTTGGTTTCCGCCGGCCTCACGATGATTTTCGGGATGATGAACGTCCTGAATTTCGCCCACGCCGCCATGTACATGTTGGGGGCCTATTTCTCTTATACGGTACTGAGGGTCACAGGCCATTTTTGGCTTTCCCTCGTCCTGTGCCCCGTTATTCTTTTCATAATCGGCGCACTGGTGGAACGGTTCCTGATGCGCCGAGTCCATATTCACGGACACTTGCACGAACTGCTCCTCACATTCGGTTTGGCCTACATCATCACTGAAATCGTTAAATGGGTTTGGGGCAACTATCCTCTGGCCGTCAACCTGGAGGGATTTCTTGCTCAAAGCATAAATATTTTCGGGATTCTCTATCCGGTTTACAGAATCTTCATCTTTTTTTGCGCCGTGCTGGTAGGGCTGTCAATGGCGCTCATTCTTTATAAGACGCGCCTGGGCGTCACGCTTCGGGCATCAGTGAACGATGGTGAAATGGTGGAGGCTCTGGGCATAAACGTCCCCCTCGTCCTGACAGGCGTTTTTGCTTTCGGCACCGCTCTCTCAGGCTTTGCGGGCGTCATCGCCGGTCCGCTCCTTTCAACATACCCCGGAATGGCCCAGGAAATCCTGGTTGACGCCTTTGTGGTCATCGTGGTGGGCGGCTTCGGCAGCCTGGGGGGCGCTGTTGTCGCCTCGCTTCTCATAGGTGAATTGCAGTCTTTCGGGGTGCTGCTCTTCCCCAAGCTTTCGCTGGCCCTCGTTTATCTGCTCATGGCGATCGTCCTCATTGTCAAACCCTCAGGACTGTTTGGTGAAAAACAATGA
- a CDS encoding thiolase family protein gives MYKDIVIVSAARTPFGRYCGSLREYDFFELGALPMRDILDRVDLSGTAVDEVYWGVGDTSVCKDVYTPVAARQTLIKAGIPPETPSVAIDKACVSAMSAVHYGCRAMVAGEINSAIGGGATSFSQEPLIVRGLRWKGFRLGDVTMEDPLFALGYKDFNPVSVDTDNVAMEYGISREEQDEWALRSHQNYGLAWKAGKFSDEIMELNIHQKDGESLVLNIDEQYRPDAALEKLAKLPAIYGCQGVTAGNAPGLNDGASAILFMTKSKANELGLPPLAEIVSMSSIAISPHRMPEAPALSSLRALERANIALDNINIIEINEAFAAVPLVSTLILAGGDKRKAGAIRGKTNINGSAIAIGHPNTASGARIIMNLMYELRRRGGGYALGAICGGLAQSDACIIKV, from the coding sequence ATGTATAAGGACATCGTTATCGTTAGTGCCGCTCGTACTCCTTTTGGCAGATATTGCGGTTCGCTGAGAGAATACGATTTCTTTGAACTCGGGGCCCTTCCCATGAGAGACATTTTGGACCGTGTGGATTTATCAGGAACCGCTGTAGATGAAGTCTACTGGGGTGTTGGAGATACTTCGGTCTGTAAGGATGTTTACACTCCGGTTGCCGCCCGACAGACGCTAATTAAAGCAGGAATTCCACCTGAGACCCCATCTGTTGCTATTGACAAGGCATGTGTATCAGCTATGTCAGCAGTGCATTATGGCTGCCGCGCCATGGTCGCGGGGGAGATTAACTCTGCAATAGGTGGTGGGGCGACTTCGTTCAGTCAGGAACCTCTTATCGTTAGAGGTTTGCGATGGAAAGGCTTCCGTCTAGGTGATGTGACCATGGAGGATCCCCTTTTCGCATTGGGTTACAAGGATTTTAATCCGGTGTCGGTCGATACGGATAATGTGGCCATGGAATATGGCATTTCACGAGAAGAACAGGATGAATGGGCATTGAGGAGTCATCAGAACTATGGCCTGGCCTGGAAGGCTGGAAAGTTCAGTGATGAAATCATGGAATTAAACATCCATCAAAAGGATGGAGAATCACTTGTTTTGAACATTGATGAGCAATATAGACCAGACGCCGCTCTTGAAAAGCTTGCAAAGCTTCCAGCCATCTATGGTTGCCAAGGGGTTACAGCAGGGAATGCCCCCGGGTTGAATGATGGAGCTTCTGCAATCCTGTTTATGACGAAATCAAAAGCAAATGAGCTGGGTTTGCCGCCCCTAGCTGAAATTGTTTCAATGTCATCGATAGCAATAAGCCCACATCGAATGCCGGAAGCACCAGCTCTTTCTTCTCTTAGAGCACTCGAACGAGCTAACATCGCCCTTGACAACATTAACATAATAGAGATCAACGAGGCATTTGCAGCTGTTCCTTTGGTTAGTACCCTTATTCTTGCCGGGGGAGATAAGAGAAAGGCAGGAGCGATTCGTGGAAAGACCAATATAAATGGAAGCGCTATAGCCATCGGCCATCCTAACACGGCAAGTGGCGCTAGAATTATTATGAATCTGATGTACGAACTAAGGCGCCGAGGAGGAGGTTACGCATTGGGAGCGATTTGCGGCGGTTTAGCGCAGTCAGATGCGTGTATTATAAAAGTGTAG
- a CDS encoding ABC transporter ATP-binding protein has translation MSGYLQINGLHKDFSGLAVLSGVKLIVKEKERHAVIGPNGAGKTTLFNVISGNFRPSSGSILFKGEEISRKPAYALNRLGISRSFQVTNVFQELSVFENIRSGVRSRSGLRYHFFRKPDNNVQINERTAAIVKELGLEEVMHMPASALSYGHQRALEIAITLSTDPDLILLDEPTAGMTREETAQAIQMIDRVTAGRTLIIIEHDMDVVFSLADTISVLHYGKILVSDTPDAIRADQRVKDAYLGEDDS, from the coding sequence ATGAGCGGGTATCTCCAGATCAACGGTCTTCATAAGGATTTTTCGGGCCTGGCCGTTCTCAGCGGCGTGAAACTGATCGTCAAGGAGAAGGAACGGCACGCCGTCATCGGTCCCAACGGAGCCGGCAAAACCACCCTGTTCAATGTCATCAGCGGGAATTTTCGGCCGTCATCTGGCTCCATTCTTTTCAAGGGAGAAGAGATTTCCAGAAAACCCGCCTACGCCCTCAACCGGCTTGGCATTTCCCGCTCTTTTCAAGTCACCAATGTCTTTCAGGAATTGAGCGTCTTTGAAAATATCCGATCCGGTGTCCGCTCCCGGTCCGGTCTCAGATATCATTTTTTTAGAAAACCCGACAACAATGTGCAAATCAACGAAAGAACGGCGGCAATAGTCAAAGAGTTGGGACTCGAAGAGGTGATGCACATGCCGGCGAGCGCCCTATCCTACGGACACCAGCGGGCCTTGGAGATCGCCATTACCCTTTCCACCGATCCGGATCTGATCTTGCTGGATGAGCCTACGGCCGGAATGACGCGTGAGGAAACCGCTCAGGCCATCCAAATGATCGACCGCGTGACCGCCGGGCGGACCTTAATCATCATCGAGCACGATATGGATGTGGTCTTTTCTCTTGCCGACACAATCTCAGTGCTTCACTACGGCAAGATCCTTGTATCCGACACTCCCGACGCAATCCGCGCCGATCAGCGGGTGAAAGACGCCTACCTGGGGGAAGACGACTCATGA
- a CDS encoding ABC transporter substrate-binding protein: MKKGMWCMAGLAFFPMFLAIMSPVAAPAADTIKLAVMEPLSGTFKDIGDRYLEGVEYAVKVINDKGGFFGKKVEVVPVDSELKPDVATRKAQALILKDKVKFFCGGTGSSVGSAMSMLANRQNAIMFTYGMDAASMTGEKCNKNFFRPGGSTDGRSFAAAQLVFQKGYKKIGIIAQDYSFGHEAVAAFKKKLLQLDPKAEVIAEIYHPIGTKDFAPYVSQLVAAKPDVVFTSNWGNDLNLLIKQGKPMGLKAKLVCYYINDDVLIGSLGDDNLVLGDIGVEIYMLSIPLEKNKEFVEGFHKAMGHYPSGLRGKAYIATMFWAEAVKKAGSTDVDKIIEAWEGLTYDGPAGTWTMRACDHQAQVPYWTAEIVKDNPFFKHAFVSPAKEIPAKDVEVPCAETGCDMK, translated from the coding sequence ATGAAAAAGGGAATGTGGTGTATGGCAGGGTTGGCATTTTTTCCGATGTTCTTGGCAATTATGTCGCCGGTTGCGGCCCCAGCAGCGGATACCATCAAACTCGCGGTGATGGAGCCTCTGTCCGGGACGTTCAAAGACATCGGGGACCGCTACTTGGAAGGCGTCGAGTACGCCGTGAAGGTCATCAACGACAAGGGTGGGTTTTTCGGCAAAAAGGTCGAAGTCGTACCGGTGGACTCGGAACTCAAGCCGGATGTCGCCACCCGAAAAGCTCAGGCCCTGATCCTCAAGGATAAAGTAAAATTCTTCTGCGGCGGAACGGGCAGTTCAGTCGGATCGGCCATGTCCATGCTGGCCAACAGGCAGAACGCGATAATGTTCACCTACGGCATGGACGCCGCCAGCATGACCGGTGAGAAGTGCAACAAGAACTTCTTCCGGCCAGGCGGCAGCACCGATGGACGCTCCTTTGCCGCGGCTCAATTGGTCTTTCAAAAAGGCTACAAAAAGATCGGCATCATTGCCCAGGATTATTCCTTTGGCCACGAAGCCGTCGCAGCCTTCAAGAAAAAACTTCTCCAACTCGATCCGAAGGCTGAAGTCATCGCCGAAATCTATCATCCTATCGGAACGAAAGACTTCGCGCCCTATGTAAGCCAGCTGGTTGCAGCAAAGCCTGACGTCGTCTTCACCTCGAATTGGGGAAACGACTTGAATCTTCTCATCAAACAGGGAAAACCCATGGGGCTCAAAGCCAAGCTGGTCTGCTATTATATCAATGACGATGTACTGATTGGATCTCTTGGCGATGACAACCTGGTTCTGGGCGACATAGGGGTGGAAATCTATATGCTTTCGATCCCCCTCGAAAAGAACAAGGAATTTGTTGAAGGTTTTCATAAGGCCATGGGACATTACCCTTCCGGGCTTCGCGGAAAGGCTTACATTGCCACCATGTTCTGGGCTGAAGCCGTCAAAAAGGCCGGGTCAACGGATGTGGATAAGATCATCGAGGCATGGGAAGGCCTGACCTACGACGGTCCGGCGGGAACCTGGACGATGAGGGCCTGCGATCATCAGGCGCAAGTTCCTTACTGGACAGCCGAAATAGTCAAGGACAACCCCTTCTTCAAGCACGCGTTCGTCAGTCCCGCGAAAGAGATTCCCGCCAAAGATGTGGAAGTGCCCTGCGCGGAGACGGGCTGCGATATGAAATAG
- a CDS encoding XRE family transcriptional regulator produces the protein MNKTSLFVESEIGKRIKASRISKKFTLEQLANQTGFTKGYLSRIEKSEKSPPLATLGIIARVLGITISFLVGEEEQETSISIVRKGERPLIPRKGTAFEYAYEAVAHTFPNKKMEPFILTLPLNPKKKTITQHEGEEILFVLEGTMKFLHGNQEFILEEGDCIYFDSSFPHFGESVGNKEAKCFMVIYTPPAEG, from the coding sequence ATGAATAAAACATCTCTATTCGTTGAATCAGAAATCGGTAAGAGAATCAAGGCTTCTCGAATCAGCAAGAAATTCACTCTCGAACAGCTGGCTAACCAAACCGGCTTTACAAAAGGCTACCTTTCGAGAATAGAGAAATCCGAAAAATCCCCTCCACTTGCCACACTGGGAATCATCGCCCGTGTCCTTGGGATTACAATCTCATTCCTTGTGGGGGAAGAGGAACAGGAAACCTCCATCTCCATTGTGAGAAAAGGGGAAAGGCCTTTAATCCCCAGGAAAGGCACTGCTTTCGAGTATGCTTATGAGGCCGTTGCCCATACCTTCCCAAATAAAAAGATGGAACCCTTTATCCTGACCCTTCCGCTCAACCCGAAGAAGAAAACGATTACCCAACACGAAGGCGAAGAAATCCTTTTTGTTCTTGAAGGAACGATGAAGTTTCTCCACGGAAACCAGGAATTCATCCTCGAAGAGGGTGATTGCATCTATTTCGATTCCAGTTTCCCCCATTTCGGGGAATCCGTTGGAAATAAGGAAGCTAAGTGTTTTATGGTCATTTATACCCCACCTGCGGAAGGATGA